One Fusarium falciforme chromosome 1, complete sequence genomic window carries:
- a CDS encoding Protein kinase domain-containing protein: protein MDPSQQHHHHHHHHHHHHAHRHHHKSLSQQQSSTSLSTANRGTPPLHTHLPSSSSMPLRTANSTPMSSPGLFSPSASRQNLVTSVSENNTPPGYTQSPLLHPLQMHKVRETHKALIDSDTLTGRKLINQYEVIEEIGRGMHGKVKLARNLETNENVAIKIIPRFSKKRRLGKVTAMSPQDKTKKEIAILKKIRHPNVVALLEVIDDPELKKIYMVLEHVELGEVVWRKKGLPHICLYERRRIERQMRGEPPTPEEERYEQFLENRQALKQIKRAKAALGYHGQTNYWSFEHGDVDEPSTSLGAQSRVSSRDDFAVSDEPPSRPISRQASCAESRTHSRSRSVVSSTRAVEDPDEFLQWEDDNETPGALRSNHTSSVALDGTMYGPYVDEGFRGRSPSMADSIISHMSSLDFNPQSHDPFSDDFSYVPCFTFDQARSTFRDTVLGLEYLHYQGVVHRDIKPANLLWSKEHRVKISDFGVSYFGRPIRDGEPDDTVSESEAKDFDDDLELAKTVGTPAFFAPELCYTDLDKEQPKVSEQIDVWSLGVTLYCLIYARIPFLAEDEFQMFRKIATEEVYIPRKRLMPVHPSTSPTATSLYKRQNMHPYRDDNDLAYEEVDNLLIDLLRQMLTKNPEKRIRLRDIKRHPWVVQDLIDPVGWLDDTDPARPSSGRRIQVDERDVSAAVVPLTFLERARSVVKKAVGKVIHPLVERSDSKTRRRADSSAASSAGDSMSMYNNVPPATPHQQYRDNRRKSIRADDYFANAVREATANSDHPLSVSQSISPQPESVVYDPLATVLPSNEAPRGHAHAHSESESQREPEKSNSAASLWPFHRHAHSHGQSGHHHSRSSHHFLHFSPPMPISQTTPTTPNFACQSDHPDDSGAETIRKTRDMDSADESSRSRSVDRGLFASNDKRAEAKVGVSTAVAPGSVHKPSRHGRPIKSVDLGKGAQSKRLEASLLSASLMAATGYQHGQPLINPSYYGEARPSTKTRHPAAQRVDSAPIVRSSPPRHSEELCMRRIERPKADPVSFSCPPSPIQEEWSRNQSLPRAETMPTTKSSSVDSMEALGTPSTSPSEVTSPVSAQPSTASTSERMLVFQSDPSLPALLSGASSVSADMEAELLGKPGIVSAHPNLLETTDSLTPPALNKEPAAGFPINQVFGNAPAMESGPLAVHLDGSTRDSVTSTPVARPVEDDFDDDGSDDGILLMAKTKKKPVPSSSGVTRPPAFNPRRRDTNISIASTETAKKVPTSVHGDEWMSHYES from the exons ATGGATCCCTCTCagcagcatcaccaccaccatcaccatcatcaccaccaccacgccCATCGCCACCATCACAAGTCGCTGTCGCAACAGCAGTCGTCCACCTCCCTCTCGACGGCGAACCGCGGGACCCCGCCGTTGCACACGCACctcccttcctcctcctccatgccGTTGAGGACCGCCAACAGTACTCCCATGTCTTCTCCTGGGCTTTTCAGCCCCTCGGCTTCGCGACAAAACCTCGTCACGTCCGTTTCCGAGAACAACACACCTCCTGGGTATACCCAGAGCCCTCTGTTGCATCCGTTACAAATGCACAAAGTTCGAGA GACGCACAAAGCTCTTATCGACTCAGATACCCTCACGGGCCGGAAGCTCATCAACCAATATGAAGTGATCGAAGAAATTGGTCGCGGGATGCACGGCAAAGTCAAGTTGGCTCGCAACTTGGAAACAAACGAGAATGTGGCCATCAAGATCATCCCGCGCTTTTCCAAGAAGCGCCGCCTCGGCAAAGTCACAGCCATGTCACCTCAAGACAAGACGAAAAAGGAaatcgccatcctcaagaaGATTCGTCACCCGAATGTGGTAGCCCTGCTCGAGGTCATCGATGATCCGGAGCTTAAGAAGATCTACATGGTTCTCGAGCATGTGGAGCTTGGTGAAGTGGTTTGGCGCAAGAAGGGTCTCCCTCACATCTGCCTGTACGAACGACGGCGCATCGAGCGACAAATGCGAGGCGAACCCCCGACTCCCGAAGAGGAACGTTATGAACAATTCCTCGAGAACCGCCAAGCCCTCAAGCAAATAAAGCGAGCCAAGGCGGCACTAGGTTATCACGGCCAGACCAACTATTGGAGCTTCGAGCACGGCGATGTCGACGAGCCCAGCACCAGCCTGGGCGCCCAATCTCGCGTCTCATCAAGGGACGACTTCGCAGTCAGCGACGAACCGCCATCGAGACCCATCTCTCGCCAAGCCTCTTGCGCCGAATCAAGAACCCACTCCCGATCCCGTTCTGTCGTATCCTCAACTCGAGCTGTGGAGGATCCCGATGAGTTCCTTCAGTGGGAGGACGACAATGAGACACCCGGCGCTCTTCGATCCAACCATACATCAAGCGTCGCTCTGGACGGAACCATGTATGGTCCCTACGTCGACGAAGGCTTCCGTGGCCGTTCTCCCAGCATGGCTGACTCTATCATCTCCCACATGTCGTCTCTTGACTTCAACCCTCAATCACACGACCCCTTCTCAGACGACTTTTCCTACGTACCTTGCTTCACCTTCGACCAAGCCCGCTCTACCTTTAGAGATACCGTTTTGGGTCTGGAATATTTGCATTATCAGGGCGTTGTTCATCGAGATATCAAGCCGGCGAACCTCCTGTGGAGCAAGGAGCACCGCGTGAAGATCTCCGACTTTGGTGTGTCCTACTTTGGCCGACCCATCCGTGATGGCGAGCCCGACGACACCGTTTCCGAGTCAGAGGCTAAGGACTTCGATGACGACCTCGAACTCGCCAAGACGGTTGGCACTCCAGCCTTCTTTGCCCCTGAACTTTGCTATACGGACCTGGACAAGGAACAACCCAAGGTTTCGGAGCAGATTGATGTTTGGTCTCTTGGAGTCACCCTCTACTGCCTCATCTACGCCCGAATTCCCTTCCTGGCAGAAGATGAATTCCAGATGTTCCGAAAGATTGCGACAGAGGAGGTGTATATCCCCAGGAAGCGTCTTATGCCGGTTCATCCATCGACATCGCCAACTGCTACATCTCTTTACAAGCGCCAAAACATGCACCCCTATCGAGACGACAACGACCTGGCATATGAGGAAGTTGACAATCTCCTCATCGACCTCTTGCGCCAAATGCTCACTAAGAACCCCGAGAAGCGTATTCGGCTACGAGACATCAAGCGACATCCCTGGGTAGTCCAGGACCTTATCGACCCCGTCGGCTGGCTGGATGACACGGATCCTGCACGGCCCTCATCTGGTCGACGAATTCAGGTCGACGAGAGGGATGTGTCAGCTGCGGTTGTACCGCTCACATTCCTTGAGCGAGCACGCTCTgtggtcaagaaggccgtTGGTAAGGTAATACACCCCCTGGTGGAGCGGAGTGATAGCAAGACTCGACGAAGAGCCGACAGTAGTGCCGCTAGCTCCGCCGGTGACAGTATGAGCATGTACAACAACGTGCCACCGGCGACTCCGCATCAACAGTATCGCGACAACCGACGCAAAAGCATCCGCGCCGACGACTACTTTGCCAACGCCGTTCGGGAAGCTACTGCGAATTCGGACCACCCTCTCTCGGTCAGCCAGTCGATCAGCCCTCAGCCGGAATCTGTCGTCTATGACCCCCTAGCCACAGTGCTTCCCTCAAACGAGGCTCCTCGAGGACATGCCCATGCGCATAGCGAAAGTGAGTCTCAGCGGGAACCCGAGAAATCGAACTCGGCGGCATCTCTATGGCCTTTTCATCGTCATGCCCATAGTCATGGCCAGAGCGGTCATCACCACAGCAGGTCCAGCCATCACTTCCTCCACTTCAGTCCTCCGATGCCCATCTCTCAGACTACGCCTACCACTCCCAACTTTGCCTGTCAATCCGATCACCCTGATGATTCTGGGGCTGAGACGATTCGAAAAACGCGGGATATGGATTCTGCCGACGAGAGCTCTCGATCACGCTCGGTCGACCGTGGACTCTTTGCCAGCAATGACAAGCGCGCCGAAGCCAAGGTTGGCGTAAGCACGGCTGTCGCTCCAGGCAGCGTTCACAAGCCATCTCGTCACGGACGCCCCATCAAATCCGTCGACCTCGGCAAGGGTGCACAGAGCAAGCGGCTCGAGGCATCACTGCTCTCTGCATCACTTATGGCTGCCACTGGGTATCAACATGGGCAACCCCTGATTAACCCCAGCTATTACGGTGAAGCCCGACCTTCTACCAAGACAAGGCACCCAGCAGCACAGAGGGTCGACAGTGCGCCGATAGTTCGATCGTCACCGCCTCGCCACTCAGAGGAGCTCTGCATGCGGCGAATTGAGCGGCCCAAGGCTGACCCTGTCAGCTTCTCGTGCCCGCCCTCGCCAATTCAAGAAGAATGGAGCCGGAATCAGTCCCTGCCCCGTGCCGAGACGATGCCCACTACCAAGTCGTCGAGTGTAGACTCGATGGAGGCTCTAGGTACCCCTTCGACCAGCCCAAGCGAGGTGACTAGCCCGGTGTCGGCACAGCCTTCGACTGCTAGCACGTCGGAGCGAATGCTGGTGTTCCAATCTGACCCATCCCTGCCAGCCCTGCTCAGTGGAGCTAGCTCCGTGTCGGCGGACATGGAGGCAGAACTCCTTGGCAAGCCAGGTATCGTGAGCGCTCACCCAAATCTGCTCGAGACAACCGACAGCCTCACACCACCGGCCCTTAACAAGGAGCCCGCGGCTGGCTTCCCGATCAATCAGGTTTTTGGTAATGCTCCCGCTATGGAGAGTGGCCCACTGGCTGTTCACCTGGATGGAAGCACCCGGGACTCGGTGACCAGCACCCCTGTCGCCCGGCCTGTGGAagacgactttgacgatgatggcagTGATGATGGAATTCTGTTgatggccaagaccaagaagaagccagtgCCATCATCGTCTGGGGTTACTCGTCCTCCAGCCTTCAACCCTCGGAGACGAGATACCAACATCAGCATTGCCAGCACCGAGACGGCCAAGAAGGTACCAACCTCTGTTCACGGCGATGAGTGGATGTCGCACTATGAATCGTGA
- a CDS encoding Alpha-1,3/1,6-mannosyltransferase ALG2, translated as MADQKKPAIVFFHPDLGIGGAERLVVDAAVGLQERGHRVVIFTNHCDPKHCFEECRDGTLDVRVRGNWLIPMSILSRLTILCAILRHVHLIFQITLSGELRDLKPHTFIVDQLSAGLPLLRYLDPTVPILFYCHFPDLLLARGRESFIKRLYRRPFDWIEEWSMGYSSAVAVNSGFTKGVVERTWPNLKKHVETVVVYPCVDVEAKEKEDAGEDGGVVFKGEKVILSINRFERKKDIGLAIKAFAAIPEAERKGCRLILAGGYDHRVSENVQYHAELEALASSLSLQHLTAKTLITALSAPADIPVLFLLSIPSSLKNALLRSARVLLYTPANEHFGIVPLEAMLSKTPVLAANSGGPVETVVDGETGWLRSPEDVDAWAEVVREVLRMGDGEVEAMGDKGAARVKELFGREQMSQRLDEIVDDIVSKKQPAPPTGAVNIAGACLVCSLAFVVAGVLSVLSK; from the exons ATGGCAGAccagaagaagcccgccATCGTCTTTTTCCATCCTGATCTTGGCATCGGAGGCGCTGAGCGTCTTGTTGTCGATGCTGCTGTTGGACTTCAGGAGAGGGGACATCGTGTTGTCATCTTTACGAATCACTGTGATCCTAAGCATTGCTTTGAAGAGTGTCGCGATG GAACCCTCGATGTTCGTGTTCGCGGCAATTGGCTCATCCCCATGTCCATCCTCTCCCGCCTTACCATCCTTTGCGCCATCCTCCGACACGTCCACCTCATCTTCCAAATCACACTCTCTGGCGAACTTCGCGACCTGAAGCCTCACACTTTTATCGTCGATCAACTCTCTGCCGGACTCCCCCTCCTGCGCTACCTCGACCCGACCGTCCCCATCCTCTTTTACTGCCACTTTCccgatctcctcctcgcccgaGGCCGCGAGTCGTTTATCAAGCGTCTATATCGCCGACCCTTCGATTGGATCGAAGAGTGGTCCATGGGCTATTCCAGCGCAGTCGCCGTAAACTCGGGTTTCACAAAGGGCGTCGTCGAAAGGACCTGGCCGAACCTCAAGAAGCATGTTGAGACTGTCGTGGTGTACCCTTGTGTCGacgtcgaggccaaggagaaggaggatgcCGGTGAGGATGGGGGTGTCGTCTTCAAGGGCGAAAAGGTTATTCTGAGTATCAACCGCtttgagaggaagaaggataTTGGTCTTGCTATCAAGGCCTTTGCCGCTATTCCTGAGGCCGAGCGCAAGGGTTGCAGGCTCATCCTAGCAG GCGGCTACGATCATCGTGTCTCCGAAAACGTGCAGTACCACGCCGAACTCGAAGCCCTCGCATCGTCCCTCTCGCTTCAACACCTTACCGCAAAGACACTCATCACAGCCCTCTCAGCACCCGCCGACATCcccgtcctcttcctcctctccattCCGAGTTCACTCAAGAACGCTCTCCTCCGCTCCGCCCGCGTTCTTCTCTACACACCTGCCAACGAGCATTTCGGCATCGTCCCTCTCGAGGCTATGCTATCAAAAACTCCTGTTTTGGCCGCCAACTCGGGTGGTCCCGTTGAGACTGTCGTTGACGGCGAGACGGGCTGGCTGCGTTCGCCAGAGGACGTGGATGCTTGGGCAGAAGTCGTACGTGAGGTGTTGCGCATGGGCGATGGTGAGGTGGAGGCCATGGGAGATAAGGGCGCTGCGAGGGTCAAGGAACTCTTTGGACGGGAACAGATGTCCCAGCGACTCGACGAGATTGTGGACGACATTGTCTCAAAGAAACAGCCCGCTCCCCCTACAGGGGCCGTCAACATCGCCGGGGCTTGTCTCGTTTGTAGTTTGGCTTTTGTGGTGGCGGGCGTCTTGTCAGTGCTCAGCAAGTAG